CGTTGTCACATCTTGTCTTTCCTCTCAACAAAAGATGCAGCTTTAACATCGGTTCTGTCCAAGAGCTGGCGAGATTTGTTTACATTAATACCTAGTCTTGATCTTGATGACTCCACCTTTATGCCTGATGAAAGACCCGAAGAATGCGAACGGACTAGTTTCATGGAGTTTGTGAACAGAGTTCTTGCTCTTCACTCCAATTCTCCCATTACGAAATTCTCTGTCAGATGCCATAAAGGTGTAGACAGCTATCTTGTTGGGGACTGGATAGTGAAAGCTCTGAGGCGTGGAGCAACAGATGTTACCTTAATATTACTCTTCCCTTCGCGCCTACTATACACATGCACTCATCCTAATATCTTCTTCCATGGCCAAAACTTGATTAAGTTAAAAGTAGGATGTGGAGGACTCGGTCCATTCCAACACAGTTTGTTTCGTGAAGACGTTATCTTTACAAAACTTAGAACGTTGCATCTCAATTCCATTGATATCAGTCGTCATTATGGAGATGTCATATTTGCTCGGCTCCTATCTAAATGTCCCGTGCTTGAGGAGTTGATTGTAAATTGTATAAAATGGCACGGTTGGAAATCGGGTGCATCAGTGTCTTCCTCGACCCTCAAGAGACTAACTATTGATTGTGAACATTATTACCATGAATCGGACTATATGTTACGGCACGGTCCAGATGAGGAAGATAGGTAAGTGAAGTCATATGTAATAGCAAAGTTACATTTTTTTTTTGTAAACGTCCATGTTGTTTGGAACTTTTAACACAATTTTTTTTGTTTAATCTTGAGCAGTGATAACCTTGGAGAGCCCCTGGTCGTACCCGCTCACTTTGGTACCCAGAAGCCTCGCTATGTTTCATTTGATACTCCAAACCTCATCTACTTAAACTACGCAGATTTTGTTGCGTTGAACTATCCGCTTGTCAAATTGGATTCACTCGTCGAAGCTAGGCTCGATGTTGGACCGAACCAAGGTCAGATGCGTGCAAGAGATTCAGACGAATTTCAAGCTCCTTGGGATGCCACCAATCTTATCATGGGAATACATAATGTCCAAACCCTGCACTTAACTTCTGATACGCTTGAGGTTTTCTCTTTCTTCCCTTTAATTTAATTAATTATTAGTTGTTACTCATGCATTTCATTGCATGGTCCAACTAGTTTTATTTATGTTGTACATGTTTTCAGGTGATTGCAGACTTTTGTAAGATGGTTCCGGTATTCCACAATTTGAATCATTTATCTATTGAAAGTGACGATGAACGAGGATGGCATGCCTTGCCTCTCTTGCTCATCAACTGCCCCAGTCTACAAACTCTCGTCTTCCATGTAAGTTACATGCAGAACACGCACAAACTATATATGTTTTAACAATTTGTATGTTACCGTGTCTTTATGCCCCTTCCTTCCTCAGGGTCTGTACCACCGTGTCACGGATGGATGCGGAGATGCTTGTGACTGTATCTCTCCTTGGTCTTCTTCTTCGTGTTTATCATCTTGTCCTGTGAAGATCTTGAATATATTAAACTTTGGTGCAACTTGTGGAGAGATGTCATTAGTCAAGCATTTCCTCAAGAAAATGCCTTTGCTTGAACAACTGGCCATCGTATTAGACTTGGATGCCTCCTTAGAGGAGGACTTGCATCTCTCTCAAGTCTTCGAGGATCTGAGGATGGCCCCGAGAGCTTCACCAAAGTGCAAGTTGGAAGTCGTTAACTATTAGTAGTTCTGGTTTGAATTCTTTCTGTAGCCAATAATACCTTAATGTCCCTTCGTTTAAGTTTTAATTATTTAATAAAATCTTTCTCAACGGGTCTATCAGTAAACTCTACTTGGATTGACGTTCATATGATCAGTTAAAAACAAAACCATCAGAGAGACTTTCGTTACAAACAATAATGCCTAGAATGTAGCCAAGATCAGACTAAAAGATGTCCAATAACAGAAAACAAAAGAGTAACTAGTGTTAAAAGTGAACCGATAATTAATGACTTGTTGAAGTAGTAGAATCAGAGATCAGCCTTCATGTTTGAGTTGGTAGTATCAACGAAAAGAGATCTCCACCTTGCACTTGGGAGATGCTCTTGGAAGCATGAGCAGGTGATTGGTGATTCTTAACTTCTCCTCGTCACTTATGCCTCCCAATGAGTGAACTTTGAGCAGTTCAAGATGTGCTAATTTGCCTAAGAAGTGCTTTATTTGCTCCATTTCTCCTTCAGCTCCATCGTCCCACATGTTTATATCCATGAACTCCACAGCACACGACGATAGACAAGAATACTCGGAAACACACTCGCAAACATAATCAAGTGACTCAGATTTTTGAGCGTAATGCAAACCTCCCTGCAGCACCAAGGGAAGACTATTGAAGATTTGAAAGTATATCATCATCTCAATGGTTTTGATAATTCAAGGAACTTACCTCGATGTGAAGGGTCTTGAGATTTGGAGTCTTGCTAAGCAAAAAGGGAAGAAATCGCCAGCAAACTCGCATGTCACTATGTCTCATAGTTAAGTGATGCAGGTTTTCAAACAAGGGAATTGATTCACGGAAGAAGTAAAGCGTCTGTAATCAGTGAAAATCAACTAACTAGTCAGCGCAAGTAAGTTCATCAAACATTGCCCATCATATATGTAACATCCTACGAATCTTAAGATGCAATTCCATTATCAAAGACATACCTGAAAAGTAGACGAAGATGACAATGTTAGGGACTTTACATTCTTTATCCCCTCAATGAGGTTTGTGGGATTACTTGATAAACGGTCAGGATCCTCTAAAAGTTCTCCAAACCATTCCCTATCTTCCACCACCTGAAGATATAGTTTAGCTTCTTCAAGTGACTCCAAGTTGACCACTGTATAGGCATCAGGAACAAAGTTGGTGTAGTCTAGGTATCTGAGACTTGGAGTTTGGAAACTAATCTCCTGATAATCAAGGCCATCAAACCCACCTTGCATTCTACGAGTAATAGTAAGTCGTTGAAGAGAATTATTAGACAACATCCCTCCCCATCTCCACGTTTCCCAAAACCAACCATTTATTGTTAGATCTTTAAGCGTAGGGCAAGCTGACAGAAACGCCTGAAACGCACAATCACCAAAGGCATGGAAGCGGACAGAGTCGAGAACAAGAGTTTCAAGGGCGGGTAGAGCAGCAGTTGCGGGGACTTCACTGATCACCAAGTGACGCCCTAGTCTAAGCATACCAACACTACTGCTATTGAACAACTCCAAGGGAAGTGGAGCACCATTATTACCATGAATGTGTAAACTAACATCCACCACCCCACGCTTCAACACATCACGTAACCACTGTGCGATGTCAGCTGGATCAAGAATAGCTCTTGCCTTCAACGAGAACCTCCTTACAAATTGATTATCTTCCAGCAAACCCAATCTCTCACTTACAAACTCGGAGAACGTACCATGAAAGTCATTTATGTCGTCGAAGTTGAGTGATCCTACAATGGTATGTAGGTTCCTGAATCTTTTTGCAAGAGTCAACACACGTGCATCTTCCTTTGCACCATTAAAGCCCATGATCACGTTCAGCGTTTCATCTGCTAGACCACTCATTCGGTCCATCTTCTTGCACCAATGCGTTCCGTTGGGTACTTCAAACAGGACGCTAAGAATTCTACAAGAAGATGAAGACGAAGTAGAGACGTATGAATAAGATAGATGAAGCTCTTCTTTCGAGAAACCTTGAGAGGGAGAGGGAGCGTGACGAGAGAAAGAAAGCGATTCTTTGATGTATCTAACTGATGGGAACTTGTGTCTCGCTTCAAGAAGAAAAGAGTGCTTATGACTTATGAGGAAGTTATTAAACGCAGCGTTTTGGATTTGTTTTATCAACGTTTATTGATTTTTGCCAAGCCCTCTCGAAACTTCATCTCCACTCAAGTTCTTTTCTTTCTTTTTTGGTGTTTTAGCAAAATCACAGATAGTTTGATAATATATATAATTACAAGGTTTTTTTGGACCAAAAATTTATAAGTTTAATTTGCTAATGATCGCATTATATATTGTTCATTCACATATTTCGACCATACACAACCC
This sequence is a window from Brassica oleracea var. oleracea cultivar TO1000 chromosome C1, BOL, whole genome shotgun sequence. Protein-coding genes within it:
- the LOC106333806 gene encoding putative F-box protein At3g58950 translates to MDLKRRKNGKENEVGGAINKLPEDLRCHILSFLSTKDAALTSVLSKSWRDLFTLIPSLDLDDSTFMPDERPEECERTSFMEFVNRVLALHSNSPITKFSVRCHKGVDSYLVGDWIVKALRRGATDVTLILLFPSRLLYTCTHPNIFFHGQNLIKLKVGCGGLGPFQHSLFREDVIFTKLRTLHLNSIDISRHYGDVIFARLLSKCPVLEELIVNCIKWHGWKSGASVSSSTLKRLTIDCEHYYHESDYMLRHGPDEEDSDNLGEPLVVPAHFGTQKPRYVSFDTPNLIYLNYADFVALNYPLVKLDSLVEARLDVGPNQGQMRARDSDEFQAPWDATNLIMGIHNVQTLHLTSDTLEVIADFCKMVPVFHNLNHLSIESDDERGWHALPLLLINCPSLQTLVFHGLYHRVTDGCGDACDCISPWSSSSCLSSCPVKILNILNFGATCGEMSLVKHFLKKMPLLEQLAIVLDLDASLEEDLHLSQVFEDLRMAPRASPKCKLEVVNY
- the LOC106333816 gene encoding F-box/LRR-repeat protein At3g58980-like, with translation MDRMSGLADETLNVIMGFNGAKEDARVLTLAKRFRNLHTIVGSLNFDDINDFHGTFSEFVSERLGLLEDNQFVRRFSLKARAILDPADIAQWLRDVLKRGVVDVSLHIHGNNGAPLPLELFNSSSVGMLRLGRHLVISEVPATAALPALETLVLDSVRFHAFGDCAFQAFLSACPTLKDLTINGWFWETWRWGGMLSNNSLQRLTITRRMQGGFDGLDYQEISFQTPSLRYLDYTNFVPDAYTVVNLESLEEAKLYLQVVEDREWFGELLEDPDRLSSNPTNLIEGIKNVKSLTLSSSSTFQVCL